One Novipirellula caenicola genomic window carries:
- a CDS encoding GNAT family N-acetyltransferase, whose translation MGLTYFKRFRMEFDLTGPMIDEVATPAGYELVPFSDDLLRDHATAKYRSFREELDANVFPCLARRDGCLSLMREITGRISFVPEATWLVHFRPTRSTRAEPVGTIQGLQLEGWGAIQNVGVSPEHRGRGLGSILLARAAEGFRAAGLSQMHLEVTTDNTAAVRLYERLGFRRAQVVYKAAEVAGV comes from the coding sequence ATGGGATTAACGTACTTCAAGCGATTTCGGATGGAGTTTGATCTCACCGGCCCCATGATCGACGAAGTGGCAACACCAGCGGGCTACGAATTGGTTCCCTTTTCGGACGATCTCCTTCGCGATCATGCGACGGCAAAGTACCGCAGTTTCCGCGAAGAGCTTGACGCCAACGTCTTCCCCTGTTTGGCCCGACGCGATGGCTGTTTGAGTCTGATGCGAGAGATTACTGGGCGGATCAGCTTTGTCCCCGAAGCGACTTGGTTGGTCCATTTCCGCCCAACTCGCTCCACCCGCGCCGAACCCGTCGGCACGATCCAAGGTTTGCAGTTGGAAGGCTGGGGCGCGATCCAAAACGTCGGTGTTTCCCCCGAGCATCGCGGTCGTGGGCTCGGTTCCATCTTGTTGGCGCGTGCCGCCGAAGGATTTCGCGCCGCCGGGTTATCGCAAATGCACCTTGAAGTGACGACCGACAATACCGCGGCAGTGCGACTGTACGAGCGACTGGGATTCCGCCGAGCCCAAGTGGTTTACAAGGCGGCCGAAGTCGCCGGCGTGTAG
- a CDS encoding NRAMP family divalent metal transporter — protein sequence MVDHSETYTADASDAPISASAPKNWFSWLTRVGPAIVVAAVVLGPGSIVSASRVGCEYGLDLLWVVPFAGLLMIGMTMASMMIGVCNRKTLCQSVADTFGRPAAWIVGGSLMIAITLFQASNNNAMLMAAGGFVGPSTLDNLSPLAKTSLLLIVNLLIIAIVVLGRRDLYRLVERMMAVLVGMMVVAFGLSMIASQPSISEIGMGLIPKLAASGETNSPGDTAAAVSWLSIGAMIATTFSVAGAFYQSYQVKEKGWTQADLRVGLVDSFVGIASLALITGMIFVTAATALHGVIDPSELKDASMVAMSLEPMFGTWAKIVFSLGIFAGAASSFLVNALIGGVVFCDAIGLSSKMSSTSVRTSTIVALLLGWLVASTVTITGIDLVSFIVIAQALTVLCFPILAIVIVWQLQKLAVRVPIAIKVLSWLGLIVVLALSARTLWGLLS from the coding sequence GTGGTAGATCATAGCGAAACATACACGGCTGATGCGAGTGACGCCCCAATTTCCGCGTCGGCCCCGAAAAATTGGTTCAGCTGGTTGACTCGAGTCGGGCCGGCGATTGTCGTCGCAGCCGTCGTTCTCGGTCCCGGCAGCATCGTTAGCGCCAGCCGTGTGGGCTGCGAATACGGGCTCGATTTGCTGTGGGTGGTGCCGTTTGCCGGGCTGCTGATGATCGGCATGACGATGGCCTCGATGATGATCGGCGTGTGCAACCGGAAAACGCTCTGCCAAAGTGTGGCGGACACCTTTGGTCGGCCGGCCGCATGGATCGTAGGCGGTTCGCTAATGATTGCGATCACCCTTTTCCAAGCGTCCAATAATAATGCGATGCTGATGGCGGCGGGAGGTTTTGTTGGCCCCTCGACGCTAGACAACCTCAGCCCCCTAGCGAAAACATCGCTACTGCTAATCGTCAATCTATTGATTATCGCGATCGTTGTGTTGGGACGGCGTGATCTCTATCGATTGGTCGAACGGATGATGGCAGTCTTGGTCGGGATGATGGTGGTCGCGTTTGGATTGAGCATGATCGCGTCGCAACCATCGATCAGCGAGATCGGCATGGGGTTGATCCCCAAGCTTGCAGCCAGTGGCGAGACAAATTCGCCTGGCGATACCGCTGCGGCCGTTTCTTGGCTAAGCATCGGAGCGATGATCGCGACGACGTTTTCGGTGGCGGGCGCATTCTATCAGTCGTACCAAGTCAAAGAGAAAGGATGGACGCAAGCGGATTTGCGAGTCGGGCTGGTCGACAGTTTTGTCGGCATTGCCTCGCTCGCGCTGATCACCGGAATGATTTTTGTAACCGCCGCGACAGCGCTGCATGGTGTGATCGACCCCAGCGAGTTGAAAGACGCCAGCATGGTTGCAATGTCGCTGGAGCCCATGTTTGGCACGTGGGCAAAAATCGTCTTTTCGCTGGGAATTTTTGCGGGCGCGGCAAGCTCGTTTCTCGTCAATGCGCTCATTGGCGGCGTGGTGTTTTGCGACGCCATCGGACTGAGCAGCAAAATGTCTTCCACAAGCGTCCGCACCTCGACCATCGTGGCACTGTTGTTGGGATGGCTGGTAGCCAGCACGGTGACGATCACGGGGATCGACTTGGTCAGCTTTATTGTCATCGCCCAGGCGTTGACGGTGCTCTGTTTCCCAATCCTGGCGATCGTGATCGTTTGGCAGTTACAAAAGCTTGCCGTCCGCGTGCCAATTGCCATCAAAGTGCTCAGCTGGCTTGGTCTCATCGTGGTGCTGGCGTTGTCAGCCCGCACCTTGTGGGGGCTATTGTCGTAG
- a CDS encoding N-acetylglucosamine-6-phosphate deacetylase, whose amino-acid sequence MSGFIDLQVNGYAGVDFNSDDLHESDFVAACTELACDGVEQTLATIITAPMDQMVSRIARIADWIDSVPEIRKQIAGIHVEGPFISPVDGFVGAHPKHAVQLATIEAAGRLLDAGKGYVRLVTLAPEMDSDATVTRFLRDRSVVVAAGHSDASLVELDRCIDAGLELYTHLGNGCPSQLHRHDNIIQRVLSRSDRLMISFVADGHHVPTFALRNYLRCMPSENVVIVSDAIAAAGLGPGEYQLAGQTVYVDDDGAAWAACRTHFAGCATTLPRMREILMRDLAATAAEVDAWMRDNPKRLLGYTPATSAAL is encoded by the coding sequence GTGAGCGGCTTTATCGACTTGCAAGTCAACGGCTATGCGGGAGTTGACTTTAATTCCGATGATTTGCACGAATCCGACTTCGTTGCTGCCTGTACCGAATTGGCTTGTGATGGAGTCGAGCAAACCTTGGCGACCATCATCACCGCGCCGATGGATCAAATGGTATCGCGAATCGCTCGCATCGCCGATTGGATTGATTCGGTCCCCGAAATTCGTAAACAGATTGCGGGGATTCATGTCGAAGGCCCCTTTATCAGCCCGGTGGACGGTTTTGTTGGAGCGCATCCCAAGCACGCCGTCCAGCTTGCCACGATCGAGGCGGCCGGACGATTGTTGGATGCGGGCAAAGGGTATGTGCGATTGGTGACGCTGGCGCCGGAAATGGATTCGGACGCTACCGTGACGCGTTTCTTGCGGGACCGCAGCGTGGTCGTCGCCGCTGGGCATAGCGATGCGTCGCTAGTCGAGCTGGACCGTTGTATCGACGCAGGGCTCGAGCTTTACACGCATCTGGGGAATGGATGTCCGAGTCAATTGCATCGGCATGACAATATCATTCAACGGGTTTTGAGCCGTTCGGATCGCTTGATGATTAGCTTCGTTGCCGACGGACATCACGTTCCGACATTTGCACTGCGAAACTATTTGCGCTGCATGCCAAGCGAAAACGTGGTGATCGTCAGCGACGCGATCGCCGCAGCGGGGCTTGGGCCGGGCGAATACCAATTGGCCGGACAAACGGTCTATGTCGATGACGATGGCGCTGCGTGGGCGGCATGCCGGACGCACTTTGCCGGATGTGCAACGACGCTGCCGCGGATGCGTGAGATCTTGATGCGAGATCTTGCCGCGACCGCAGCCGAGGTGGATGCTTGGATGCGGGACAACCCGAAACGGTTGCTTGGCTACACGCCGGCGACTTCGGCCGCCTTGTAA
- a CDS encoding TMEM43 family protein, which yields MVTEVTHQSWFSRIVGSIKGIVIGGLLFLISFPLLFWNEGRAVRTAKGLKEGAGAVVRVNADSPDPSHDGHFVHVSGKAHSSERLTDDAFAITLEGIRLNRHVEMYQWMEDEDRKTKKKVGGGTTTTTTYSYEKVWADHRIDSADFKESGRNNPPHMPFQNRSVQASNVVLGGYRLPDSLVNQIDLSEPLSFTKASLPAEIRDHAILRNDGPNGSPRLYWPANKPLASAESSRSVNSGPNDPHDPTVETQSEPANAGTQADVVTSDTPTIGDVRI from the coding sequence ATGGTTACCGAAGTCACTCATCAATCTTGGTTTAGCCGTATCGTCGGGTCGATCAAAGGCATCGTCATCGGCGGGCTGCTGTTTTTGATTTCGTTTCCGCTGCTGTTTTGGAACGAAGGACGCGCCGTCCGTACCGCCAAGGGACTCAAGGAAGGTGCCGGAGCGGTGGTCCGCGTGAATGCGGATTCCCCCGATCCGTCGCATGATGGCCACTTCGTTCATGTCAGCGGTAAAGCCCATTCGTCGGAACGGTTGACCGACGACGCGTTCGCCATCACGCTGGAGGGGATTCGACTGAACCGACACGTCGAAATGTACCAATGGATGGAGGACGAGGATCGAAAAACCAAAAAGAAAGTCGGCGGCGGAACGACGACCACAACGACGTACAGCTACGAAAAAGTCTGGGCCGATCATCGGATTGATTCGGCAGACTTCAAAGAGTCCGGACGCAACAATCCGCCACACATGCCGTTTCAGAATCGTTCCGTTCAGGCCAGCAACGTCGTTTTGGGTGGATATCGCTTGCCCGATTCGTTGGTCAACCAGATCGATCTCTCAGAGCCTCTTTCGTTTACCAAGGCGTCGCTGCCTGCCGAGATCCGCGATCACGCTATCCTGCGAAACGACGGTCCCAATGGTTCGCCACGGCTGTATTGGCCCGCGAACAAACCACTTGCGTCCGCTGAAAGCAGCCGATCGGTTAACTCAGGTCCAAACGATCCGCATGACCCGACGGTGGAAACGCAGTCAGAGCCTGCCAACGCAGGAACTCAAGCCGATGTCGTCACGAGCGACACCCCTACGATTGGCGACGTGCGGATCTGA
- a CDS encoding right-handed parallel beta-helix repeat-containing protein yields the protein MLFVNQKRDTLKSRRRRRLLAESLETRAMLTTFYVDAEFGAAGNDGTAQSPFASITEGIQAAMQSTGADEVIIAPRAAGGAYNESVSLQSHGTDDSPIVLRGATGNATDVLWTSAEGPGLLVDAAIELTIQDLKFEGTELAGIRVVSEADVTVDNVHVQGSRRNSGIVHQNGDLVVRNSLLENNFQGLWSAELRDDVSSEIVDYPDNLTVENTISANNNANGIYSRNATGDVVLENVQATDNRFNGVRVWQINLISINDGEYSGNGYSGISIEDSESPTLRGGVMSGNGHHGVWGRNNQSPSIGGGEMTDNLLTGIHLSGSSDVTITDTLVNGNEVHGIKIVDADGVLIDQVTATENGSIFSNSTSGGGGIGVLPSTAAPIVITNSVVSRNQTRGNGGGIEVWAWSSVNYNFMSEVYISNTEVTGNQIAPDVFRHGGGVAIFGSANSTFANVLVEGNVARGTAGLHSYTGFSTPEGFPTMTVTDSTIAHNVALREGPGIGAGAAGIYHGNGHIELSNTTIYENDGGNAGGMYLASIGGNISNTTISGNNGVIVGGMNSRVVREDLNIRNVTIVENHGGNAGGVTSLSSKLNFGNSIVAENTRGDSNDGSEDDRLASDVAGTATTLGGNFFGEADNVDLVGSGQDQTGTQASPLDPQLGSLQDNGGATLTHAPLPGSPVVDGGVDALVELIATDQRGADRVQGNAVDIGAVEQTVFHADVEIPKSHLNLNSADKGNKTVSVVIHSTNQLDATLIDASTVVWASASASGFQLRDVDGDGDLDLIVDFKLRETDLVDRYRDALILDDSDNQVSVDVPVSGMTDDGLRVMGSGSVDLVMTGKALRDLLRSIDES from the coding sequence ATGTTGTTTGTGAACCAGAAGCGTGACACGCTTAAATCTCGGCGGCGACGACGGTTGTTGGCAGAGAGTTTAGAGACGCGGGCGATGCTCACGACATTCTATGTGGACGCTGAATTTGGCGCGGCAGGTAATGATGGTACTGCGCAATCCCCTTTTGCGAGTATCACCGAGGGAATTCAGGCAGCGATGCAAAGCACTGGCGCTGATGAAGTCATCATTGCACCAAGGGCGGCAGGAGGTGCTTACAACGAGTCTGTCTCATTGCAAAGCCATGGCACCGACGATTCACCCATCGTGTTGCGAGGAGCAACCGGCAACGCAACGGATGTTTTGTGGACATCGGCTGAGGGCCCAGGTCTTTTAGTCGATGCTGCAATTGAACTGACGATCCAAGATTTGAAGTTTGAAGGAACAGAACTGGCTGGGATTCGCGTTGTCAGCGAGGCCGACGTCACCGTCGACAACGTGCATGTCCAGGGGTCACGCCGGAATAGCGGAATTGTTCATCAAAACGGTGATTTAGTGGTTCGCAACAGTCTGCTTGAAAACAACTTCCAAGGTTTGTGGTCTGCCGAATTGAGAGATGATGTGTCAAGTGAGATTGTTGACTATCCGGACAATCTGACGGTGGAAAATACAATTTCAGCGAACAACAACGCTAACGGGATTTATTCTCGTAATGCCACCGGAGATGTCGTTCTTGAAAATGTGCAAGCGACGGACAACCGATTCAACGGGGTTCGGGTCTGGCAGATCAATTTAATCTCGATCAACGATGGGGAATATTCAGGAAACGGTTACAGCGGGATCTCGATAGAGGACAGTGAATCGCCAACCCTTCGTGGTGGGGTGATGTCGGGTAACGGTCATCATGGTGTTTGGGGACGCAACAATCAGTCGCCTTCGATTGGCGGTGGTGAGATGACCGACAATCTACTGACCGGTATTCATCTATCCGGTTCTTCCGACGTGACCATTACGGACACTTTGGTTAACGGCAACGAGGTGCATGGCATCAAGATCGTGGATGCGGATGGTGTTTTAATTGATCAGGTCACCGCGACCGAGAACGGCAGTATCTTTTCGAATTCAACTAGTGGTGGCGGCGGGATTGGGGTTTTGCCCAGTACCGCCGCGCCGATCGTGATCACCAATTCCGTGGTTTCACGTAACCAGACGCGTGGTAACGGTGGAGGCATCGAGGTTTGGGCATGGAGTTCGGTGAACTACAACTTCATGTCCGAGGTGTACATTTCCAACACCGAGGTTACGGGAAATCAAATTGCTCCTGATGTGTTCCGGCACGGGGGTGGAGTGGCAATTTTCGGATCCGCTAACTCAACATTCGCAAACGTCCTTGTCGAAGGTAATGTTGCCCGAGGCACAGCGGGGCTTCATTCCTACACAGGGTTTTCGACCCCCGAAGGATTTCCAACCATGACCGTCACGGACTCGACGATCGCCCATAATGTTGCGCTTCGCGAGGGGCCTGGCATCGGAGCGGGGGCGGCTGGGATTTATCATGGCAATGGTCACATTGAGCTTTCAAATACGACGATTTACGAAAATGATGGCGGCAATGCTGGTGGCATGTACTTGGCTTCGATCGGCGGCAACATCAGCAACACGACCATCTCTGGCAATAACGGGGTGATTGTAGGTGGGATGAATTCACGAGTCGTCCGAGAAGATCTCAATATTCGAAATGTGACCATTGTCGAGAACCACGGAGGTAACGCCGGTGGAGTGACGTCGCTGTCGAGCAAGCTGAACTTCGGAAACTCCATTGTTGCTGAGAACACGAGGGGCGATTCAAACGATGGATCCGAGGATGACCGACTTGCGAGTGATGTGGCGGGTACCGCGACCACATTAGGAGGGAACTTCTTTGGAGAAGCTGACAACGTCGACTTGGTTGGGTCTGGGCAAGATCAAACCGGAACTCAAGCGTCACCGCTTGATCCACAACTCGGCTCGTTGCAAGACAACGGAGGAGCGACGCTGACCCATGCTCCGTTGCCGGGTAGTCCCGTCGTGGATGGTGGTGTTGATGCATTGGTCGAGTTGATTGCCACGGATCAACGAGGTGCGGATCGCGTCCAAGGAAATGCGGTTGATATTGGCGCGGTCGAGCAAACGGTATTCCATGCGGATGTTGAAATCCCGAAGAGTCACTTGAATTTAAATTCAGCCGACAAAGGCAACAAAACGGTGAGTGTGGTGATACATTCCACCAACCAATTGGACGCAACTTTGATTGACGCCTCCACCGTGGTGTGGGCTTCCGCATCCGCAAGCGGATTTCAATTGCGTGATGTGGATGGCGATGGGGATCTCGACCTGATCGTTGACTTTAAGCTACGTGAAACAGACTTAGTTGATCGCTATCGAGACGCATTGATCTTGGATGATTCCGACAATCAGGTGAGCGTGGATGTGCCGGTCAGTGGAATGACTGACGATGGACTTCGTGTGATGGGATCGGGCAGCGTCGATTTGGTGATGACAGGAAAGGCTCTACGAGATTTGCTGCGTTCAATCGACGAGTCCTGA
- a CDS encoding DUF1559 domain-containing protein, translated as MRVDSRKKGFTLVELLVVIAIIGVLVGLLLPAVQAAREAARRMSCSNNFKQIGLALHNYHSAYKQLPDHGGGTTVATGGNRVGGSAAAVPKVSNFLELSWLVGVTPFMEQQALWEQISNPLKDPKTGALWPPMGPNPRMDIANFNASYYAPWMTEIPGLRCPSDPGVGLPAKGRTNYLGCVGDSARYINGGVNDRGVDTNAAGARAACRGFFKHRRKSRFRDVLDGLSNTICAGEIATDLGDNDVRTRGNQQTGGSVSLANGNTRCDSKVDPERPGFWKTPPSAGFETAGGIPRAEQRRGYEWSMSRGIWGMLNTIKPPNSYLCADSNNFNDGIYPPSSRHQGGVHVLMGDGAVKFVTDSIEAGDQTSAHVSNESNRLPAGSKSPFGLWGSLGTRASKEIIDEDF; from the coding sequence ATGCGCGTCGACTCTCGAAAGAAAGGCTTCACACTCGTGGAGCTGCTCGTTGTGATCGCCATTATTGGTGTACTTGTTGGACTGTTGCTTCCCGCAGTCCAAGCCGCCCGTGAAGCCGCCCGCCGGATGAGTTGTAGCAACAACTTCAAACAGATCGGCTTGGCGTTACACAATTACCATTCCGCTTACAAACAATTACCGGACCACGGCGGGGGGACGACCGTCGCCACCGGTGGTAATCGTGTCGGTGGAAGCGCCGCAGCGGTTCCCAAAGTTTCCAACTTTCTGGAACTCAGCTGGCTCGTTGGGGTGACTCCTTTCATGGAGCAGCAAGCACTTTGGGAACAGATTTCTAATCCACTCAAAGATCCAAAGACGGGAGCGTTGTGGCCGCCGATGGGGCCGAACCCACGCATGGATATCGCAAACTTCAATGCTTCCTACTATGCGCCGTGGATGACCGAGATTCCAGGATTGCGATGCCCCAGCGATCCTGGTGTCGGTTTGCCGGCGAAAGGCCGCACCAACTACCTCGGCTGTGTTGGCGATTCGGCACGCTATATCAACGGTGGCGTCAACGATCGCGGCGTGGACACCAATGCGGCCGGAGCCCGAGCGGCATGCCGCGGCTTTTTCAAACATCGCCGAAAAAGTCGATTTCGTGACGTCCTCGATGGACTTTCCAACACGATTTGTGCGGGCGAAATTGCAACCGACTTAGGCGACAACGATGTTCGTACACGTGGCAATCAACAGACCGGTGGCAGCGTCTCGCTTGCCAATGGTAACACCCGATGCGACAGCAAGGTGGATCCCGAACGTCCTGGGTTCTGGAAAACACCGCCGTCCGCAGGATTTGAAACCGCCGGCGGTATTCCACGAGCCGAGCAGCGACGTGGATACGAATGGTCGATGAGCCGCGGAATTTGGGGGATGCTAAACACCATCAAACCGCCAAATTCGTATCTCTGTGCTGACAGCAACAATTTCAACGACGGGATCTACCCGCCCAGCAGTCGTCACCAAGGCGGTGTGCATGTTTTGATGGGCGATGGGGCTGTCAAATTCGTCACCGACTCGATCGAAGCAGGCGACCAAACGAGTGCCCACGTTAGCAACGAGAGCAACCGATTGCCCGCTGGTTCGAAGAGCCCGTTTGGGTTGTGGGGAAGTCTTGGAACCCGCGCCAGCAAAGAGATCATCGACGAAGACTTCTAG
- a CDS encoding glucosamine-6-phosphate deaminase — translation MRTILAADRTAMGHWVAKQAAEVIRTAIQQQGHATIVIATGASQFEVLGELVKQPDIDWGSVTGFHLDEYIGLSADHPASFCRYLKERFVDHVPISQFNFLYGDQDPKQTIATIGSALQKTTIDLALVGIGENAHLAFNDPPADFETTDPYLIVKLDEACRMQQVGEGWFPSLSDVPTEAISMSVHQILKAKRIFCSVPDAQKATAVRQTLEGGIDPMVPASILKQHEGTTLIIDKAAANQLSEETRNELEPIT, via the coding sequence ATGCGTACGATTTTAGCCGCTGATCGAACTGCCATGGGCCACTGGGTTGCCAAACAGGCTGCCGAAGTGATCCGAACCGCAATCCAACAACAGGGACACGCCACCATTGTGATCGCCACCGGAGCGTCACAATTCGAAGTGTTGGGCGAATTGGTCAAACAACCCGACATCGATTGGGGCAGTGTCACCGGATTTCATCTGGATGAATACATTGGTTTGTCCGCCGATCACCCGGCGTCGTTTTGCCGCTATTTGAAAGAGCGTTTTGTCGACCACGTGCCGATTTCGCAATTCAATTTTCTGTATGGTGACCAAGACCCCAAGCAAACGATTGCCACGATCGGTTCGGCGCTTCAAAAAACGACCATCGATCTCGCTTTGGTCGGCATCGGTGAAAATGCACACTTGGCGTTCAATGATCCGCCTGCCGATTTTGAAACCACTGATCCGTACTTGATCGTCAAACTCGATGAAGCATGCCGCATGCAACAAGTCGGCGAAGGGTGGTTCCCCTCGCTCAGCGACGTGCCAACCGAGGCGATCAGCATGTCGGTGCACCAGATCCTCAAAGCGAAACGAATTTTTTGTAGCGTCCCCGATGCTCAAAAAGCCACAGCGGTTCGCCAAACGCTCGAGGGCGGAATCGACCCGATGGTGCCTGCCAGTATTTTAAAGCAGCATGAAGGCACGACGCTGATCATCGACAAGGCGGCGGCAAATCAATTGAGTGAAGAAACTCGGAACGAATTGGAACCGATCACGTGA